A window of Aliarcobacter trophiarum LMG 25534 contains these coding sequences:
- the radA gene encoding DNA repair protein RadA, whose protein sequence is MAKKKNTLFECQHCGEQSSKWLGKCPSCDSWDSFIELNEIQQEVLKQTITASSSSSKARPITQIEQDDVLRFSSFNYEFDLVLGGGVVPGSLTLIGGSPGVGKSTLLLKVAGSIAKSGKKVLYVSGEESAGQIKLRANRLDANHDELFLLSEIKLEEIMSELLRENYEVCIIDSIQTIYSSHLNSSPGSVSQVREITFELMRKAKESNIAMFIIGHITKDGSIAGPRVLEHMVDTVLYFEGEASRELRMLRGFKNRFGSTSEIGIFEMTQEGLVSAKDIASKFFDKSKAQSGSSLTVSMEGSRAIILEVQALVSETTFPNPKRSATGFDANRLTMLLALLEKKLDLPFNNYDVFINISGGIKIKESSADLAVIAAIISSFRDRPISKESVFIGEVSLTGEIKDVYSIDLRLKEAQAQGIKKAIIAQKTNLKLDLKTFAVDEVSKMIELF, encoded by the coding sequence ATGGCAAAGAAAAAAAATACTCTATTTGAGTGCCAACACTGTGGTGAACAATCTAGTAAGTGGCTTGGCAAATGTCCTAGTTGCGACTCTTGGGATAGTTTTATAGAGTTAAATGAAATACAACAAGAGGTTTTAAAGCAGACTATTACAGCTAGTAGTTCAAGCTCAAAAGCAAGACCAATTACCCAAATAGAGCAAGATGATGTTTTACGATTTTCCTCTTTTAACTATGAATTTGATTTAGTCCTAGGTGGTGGAGTTGTTCCAGGAAGTTTAACTTTAATTGGAGGAAGCCCAGGAGTTGGAAAATCTACACTACTTCTAAAAGTTGCAGGAAGTATTGCAAAAAGTGGGAAAAAGGTACTTTATGTATCAGGAGAAGAGAGTGCTGGACAGATAAAACTAAGAGCAAATAGATTGGATGCAAATCATGATGAACTTTTTTTATTAAGTGAGATAAAACTTGAAGAGATTATGAGTGAACTTCTAAGAGAGAATTATGAAGTTTGTATTATTGACTCTATTCAAACAATCTATTCAAGCCACTTAAACTCAAGCCCTGGAAGTGTTTCCCAAGTTAGAGAGATTACTTTTGAACTAATGAGAAAAGCAAAAGAGTCAAATATTGCTATGTTTATTATTGGACATATAACAAAAGATGGAAGTATTGCAGGACCTAGAGTTTTGGAGCATATGGTTGATACAGTTTTGTACTTTGAAGGTGAAGCAAGTCGTGAATTAAGAATGCTAAGAGGTTTTAAAAACCGTTTTGGAAGTACAAGTGAAATTGGAATTTTTGAGATGACACAAGAAGGACTTGTGAGTGCAAAAGATATAGCTTCAAAGTTTTTTGATAAAAGCAAAGCCCAAAGTGGATCAAGTTTAACTGTAAGTATGGAAGGAAGTCGTGCTATTATACTTGAAGTTCAAGCACTTGTTAGTGAGACAACTTTTCCAAATCCAAAAAGAAGTGCTACAGGATTTGATGCAAATCGTTTGACTATGCTTCTAGCACTTTTAGAGAAAAAACTAGATCTTCCTTTTAATAACTATGATGTTTTTATAAATATTAGTGGTGGAATAAAGATTAAAGAAAGTAGTGCAGATTTAGCCGTAATTGCCGCAATTATCTCAAGCTTTAGAGATAGACCAATCTCAAAAGAGTCTGTTTTTATTGGTGAAGTTAGTTTAACTGGTGAAATTAAAGATGTTTATAGCATAGATTTAAGACTTAAAGAGGCTCAAGCACAAGGTATAAAAAAAGCGATTATTGCTCAAAAAACAAATCTAAAACTAGATTTAAAAACTTTTGCAGTTGATGAAGTCTCGAAAATGATAGAATTATTTTAA
- a CDS encoding endonuclease/exonuclease/phosphatase family protein, with amino-acid sequence MYKYLIIFLFSIILNAQNLKIASYNVENFFDLNHDKTEYNEYIPNSKSLWNQRAFDIKLKNILKVIEDLDADIIALQEIENEKLIKLLKQKLPKYSYYSFSKYPNSAIGLGFLSKIPIKNSQNLNVKFQKATYRPILETTFKLDDIEFKVFNNHWPSKKASESYRVKYAKTLFDRLKELSKDYPYILLGDFNSNYNELQTFRNTQKLNTTAGITGINHILNTTIDDKFVILDDINSFNKKVHYNLWLELPINERFSTKFRDENNTPDNMIISSSLVNNNGLYYVKDSFSVFKPIYLFEKNHIQRWKMSENRDEKIHKGEGFSDHLPIFALFSTKKSKNNIKSDKSIEKESTISSLYNKEKLIFPIFLENIIVLYKSGDKAIIKQKNNRAIYIFQGAKDLQQGFSYNIQVNQIYDFYGLKEIKDFNILKENSNIKDYKELFLDGSKIDIFDFKYENEIITNLKGFISKGKLQINGGKTIKLFAKDKNILPKDGTTIEIINAQLGSFKGNMQIIFHTKDDYKELK; translated from the coding sequence TTGTATAAATATTTAATAATATTTCTTTTTAGCATAATTTTAAATGCTCAAAATTTAAAAATAGCATCTTATAATGTAGAGAATTTTTTTGACCTAAATCATGATAAAACAGAGTACAATGAGTATATACCAAATAGTAAATCTTTATGGAATCAAAGAGCATTTGATATAAAACTAAAAAATATTTTAAAAGTAATTGAAGATTTAGATGCTGATATTATTGCTTTGCAAGAGATAGAAAATGAAAAATTAATTAAACTTTTAAAACAAAAACTCCCAAAATATAGCTATTATAGCTTTTCAAAATATCCAAATAGTGCCATTGGTTTAGGATTTTTATCAAAAATACCTATAAAAAATAGCCAAAATTTAAATGTAAAATTCCAAAAAGCAACCTACAGACCAATTTTAGAGACAACTTTTAAACTAGATGATATAGAGTTCAAAGTTTTTAATAATCACTGGCCATCTAAAAAAGCTTCTGAAAGTTATAGAGTTAAATATGCAAAAACTTTGTTTGATAGACTAAAGGAGCTTTCAAAAGATTATCCTTATATCTTATTAGGAGATTTCAACTCTAACTACAATGAACTTCAAACATTTAGAAATACACAAAAATTAAATACAACAGCTGGGATTACTGGAATAAATCATATATTAAATACAACAATTGATGATAAATTTGTTATTTTAGATGATATTAATAGTTTTAACAAAAAAGTTCACTACAACCTTTGGTTAGAATTACCTATAAATGAGAGATTTTCAACAAAATTTAGAGATGAAAACAATACACCTGACAATATGATAATAAGCTCTTCTTTAGTAAATAACAATGGGTTATATTATGTTAAAGACTCTTTTTCAGTATTTAAACCAATTTATTTATTTGAAAAGAATCATATACAAAGATGGAAAATGAGTGAAAATAGAGATGAAAAAATTCATAAAGGAGAGGGTTTTTCTGACCATCTTCCTATTTTTGCACTATTTTCAACAAAAAAATCAAAAAATAATATAAAATCAGATAAGAGTATTGAAAAAGAGAGCACAATATCTTCTCTTTATAATAAAGAAAAACTAATATTTCCAATATTTTTAGAAAATATCATAGTTTTATATAAAAGTGGTGATAAAGCAATAATAAAACAAAAAAACAATAGAGCAATTTATATTTTTCAAGGGGCAAAAGATTTACAACAAGGCTTTTCATATAATATTCAAGTAAACCAAATCTACGACTTTTATGGATTAAAAGAGATAAAAGATTTTAATATCTTAAAAGAGAATAGTAATATAAAAGATTACAAAGAGCTCTTCTTAGATGGCTCAAAAATAGATATCTTTGATTTTAAATATGAAAATGAGATTATTACAAACCTCAAAGGCTTTATCTCAAAAGGAAAGTTACAAATAAATGGTGGAAAAACAATAAAATTATTTGCAAAAGATAAAAATATTTTACCCAAAGATGGCACTACTATAGAGATAATAAATGCTCAACTAGGCTCATTTAAAGGAAATATGCAAATAATATTTCATACAAAAGATGATTATAAAGAGTTAAAATGA
- a CDS encoding thioesterase family protein, with product MSLMVGKKASIDYKVEKKDLASNLNISIDDNFPEVFATARMIALMECSAAKLMLPLLKDDEQSVGVNLNITHMAATLENDVAISTATFVGMEGKLYKFEIEVIDSGGVCGRGTHTRAIISPIRLVEGAKKRAMKNSL from the coding sequence ATGAGTTTAATGGTAGGGAAAAAAGCATCAATTGATTATAAAGTAGAAAAAAAAGATTTAGCTTCAAATTTAAATATCTCTATTGATGATAATTTTCCAGAGGTTTTTGCAACAGCTAGAATGATAGCTTTAATGGAGTGTAGTGCTGCTAAACTAATGCTTCCACTTTTAAAAGATGATGAGCAAAGTGTTGGGGTTAATTTGAATATTACACATATGGCAGCAACTTTGGAAAATGATGTAGCTATTTCAACTGCAACTTTTGTTGGAATGGAAGGAAAATTATATAAGTTTGAAATTGAGGTTATTGATAGTGGAGGAGTTTGTGGAAGAGGGACTCATACAAGAGCTATTATTAGCCCAATAAGATTGGTTGAGGGTGCAAAAAAAAGAGCTATGAAAAATAGTCTTTAA
- the ybeY gene encoding rRNA maturation RNase YbeY: protein MIDFENQTDLSVKIEELKEILDSLTNKDLELIIVDNKRIKEINYENRDKNEATDVLSFPFEQNFPHMPLGSIIISKDFVEEKAKEYNHSTNDEIKLLFIHGLLHLLGYDHEIDNGEHREKEEELIKKFNLPSSLIVRNS from the coding sequence ATGATAGATTTTGAAAACCAAACAGATTTAAGTGTAAAAATAGAAGAGTTAAAGGAGATTCTGGACTCTTTAACAAACAAAGATTTGGAACTAATTATTGTAGATAATAAGAGAATAAAAGAGATTAATTATGAAAATAGAGATAAAAATGAGGCAACAGATGTTTTAAGTTTTCCATTTGAACAAAACTTCCCACATATGCCTCTTGGAAGTATAATTATCTCAAAAGATTTTGTAGAAGAGAAAGCAAAAGAGTACAATCACTCTACAAATGATGAAATAAAACTTTTATTTATTCATGGGCTTTTACATCTTTTAGGATATGACCATGAAATTGATAATGGAGAGCATAGAGAAAAAGAAGAAGAACTAATAAAAAAGTTTAATCTTCCTTCTAGTTTAATAGTAAGAAACTCTTAA
- a CDS encoding Fur family transcriptional regulator, translated as MLNISGLLKEYDLKVTPQRVAIVEELYSNGHMNIDEIYKKLTQRFPSVSLATIYKNINSMVERVFLSEVKIPNAKSVYELIKTEHAHLVCKNCGFIEDIMLDSSDIVEQVSKLAPFKVDSTNIVLSGICKKCINC; from the coding sequence ATGCTGAATATTTCAGGATTACTAAAAGAGTATGACTTAAAAGTTACTCCACAAAGAGTTGCTATTGTTGAAGAGTTATATTCAAATGGACATATGAATATTGATGAAATTTATAAAAAATTGACACAAAGATTTCCATCTGTTTCTCTTGCAACAATTTATAAAAATATAAATTCTATGGTTGAGAGAGTTTTTTTAAGTGAAGTTAAAATTCCAAACGCAAAATCTGTTTATGAGTTAATAAAAACAGAACATGCTCATTTAGTTTGTAAAAATTGTGGCTTTATTGAGGATATTATGTTGGATTCAAGTGATATAGTAGAGCAAGTTTCTAAACTAGCTCCTTTTAAAGTAGATTCAACAAATATTGTTTTAAGTGGAATTTGTAAAAAATGTATAAATTGTTAG